A part of Chitinimonas koreensis genomic DNA contains:
- a CDS encoding HDOD domain-containing protein, with the protein MSGSDFDYPPAARDWLLRYGDKLPQFNPAFASLVGQVSWEHGDIQVLERVVAADPGSVVRLLRVANSPFFGLSKQVDTIQGALTVIGLAAARSMLIRGYLLDTFGAADDDVLANDFVMHCIVTGVAARLLAAEAGVAQDVALIAGILHDAGKLLMVIYARSLVERIYAGESTGDDDSFEDEIALFGFDHAELGACLLDHWALPEPMVQAVRRHHHRELCVTPLERTVFAANRVADHLIARRGAQDPATAQARLDELAIDPARLAWLEERVDAELSLMFAMNRAGRPGG; encoded by the coding sequence ATGAGCGGCAGCGATTTCGATTACCCGCCGGCCGCGCGCGACTGGCTTCTGCGCTACGGCGACAAGCTGCCGCAATTCAACCCGGCCTTCGCCAGCCTGGTCGGCCAGGTGTCGTGGGAGCACGGCGACATCCAGGTGCTCGAACGGGTGGTGGCGGCCGATCCGGGCAGCGTGGTGCGGCTCTTGCGAGTGGCCAATTCGCCGTTCTTCGGGCTCAGCAAGCAGGTCGACACCATCCAGGGCGCGCTGACCGTGATCGGCCTCGCCGCGGCGCGCAGCATGCTGATCCGCGGCTACCTGCTCGACACCTTCGGCGCGGCCGACGACGACGTGCTGGCCAACGATTTCGTCATGCACTGCATCGTCACCGGCGTCGCCGCGCGCCTGCTGGCCGCCGAAGCCGGCGTGGCGCAGGACGTGGCGCTGATCGCCGGCATCCTGCACGACGCCGGCAAGCTCCTGATGGTGATCTACGCCCGCTCGCTGGTCGAACGCATCTACGCCGGCGAGTCGACCGGCGACGACGATTCGTTCGAGGACGAGATCGCGCTGTTCGGCTTCGACCACGCCGAACTCGGCGCCTGCCTGCTCGATCACTGGGCGCTGCCCGAGCCGATGGTGCAGGCAGTACGGCGCCACCATCACCGCGAGCTGTGCGTGACGCCGCTGGAGCGCACGGTATTCGCCGCCAACCGGGTGGCCGACCACCTGATCGCCCGCCGCGGTGCGCAGGATCCGGCCACGGCACAGGCGCGGCTCGACGAGCTGGCGATCGACCCGGCCCGGCTGGCCTGGCTCGAGGAGCGGGTCGACGCCGAGCTGTCGCTGATGTTCGCCATGAACCGCGCCGGCCGGCCGGGCGGCTGA
- a CDS encoding response regulator: MDRTLLLVDDEANILSALTRLFRRDGYRILSAGSGRDGLEVLRANPVGVIISDQRMPGMTGTEFLSEAKILQPESVRIVLSGYTELNSVTDAINRGSVFRFLTKPWEDELLREQVRDAFGHYELKMNCARLSDELVQKNAALEDIRRQLEAALAEVRSERDFGMSVLSVTQQVLHQAPVAIVGFAPDGTVAVCNRLATTLFPALCAGSALRQALPAALLALLDTGHAAGRYRADDGSEQVFQLSPLLAGQATLGHILTLVPAPGGAGAETAP; the protein is encoded by the coding sequence ATGGACCGCACCCTGCTCCTCGTCGACGACGAGGCCAACATCCTGTCGGCGCTGACCCGGCTGTTCCGCCGCGACGGCTACCGCATCCTGTCGGCCGGATCGGGCCGGGACGGGCTCGAGGTGCTGCGCGCCAACCCGGTCGGCGTGATCATCTCCGATCAGCGCATGCCCGGCATGACCGGCACCGAATTCCTCAGCGAAGCCAAGATCCTGCAGCCCGAGAGCGTGCGCATCGTGCTGTCGGGCTACACCGAGCTCAACTCGGTCACCGATGCGATCAACCGCGGCTCGGTGTTCCGCTTCCTCACCAAGCCGTGGGAGGACGAGCTGCTGCGCGAGCAGGTGCGCGACGCCTTCGGCCACTACGAACTCAAGATGAACTGCGCCCGTCTGTCGGACGAGCTGGTGCAGAAGAACGCTGCGCTGGAGGACATCCGCCGCCAGCTCGAGGCGGCGCTGGCCGAGGTGCGCAGCGAGCGCGACTTCGGCATGTCGGTGCTGAGCGTGACCCAGCAGGTGCTGCACCAGGCGCCGGTGGCGATCGTCGGCTTCGCGCCGGACGGCACGGTGGCGGTGTGCAACCGGCTGGCGACCACGCTGTTCCCCGCGCTGTGCGCCGGCTCGGCGCTGCGCCAGGCGCTGCCGGCGGCGTTGCTGGCGCTGCTCGATACCGGCCACGCCGCCGGCCGCTACCGCGCCGACGACGGCAGCGAGCAGGTGTTCCAGCTGAGCCCGCTGCTGGCCGGGCAGGCCACGCTGGGCCATATCCTCACCCTGGTGCCGGCGCCGGGCGGCGCCGGCGCGGAGACCGCCCCATGA
- a CDS encoding ATP-binding protein, whose translation MELFRKLAAYKRESPLGWKVLVHIVAFNAAMALVLSAIQLVVDYHYETGQVDGRIEEYQRVNAASIASALWNFDRTQIDAQLRGLLQLPNVEYASVVDNRGSLVGEAGEGIELDKTTLHRIPLIHDGTNLGELRVHASLRDVYAQVAGHAMVILLTQTVTLLFASVFVLLIFNRLVSQPLARLARQARHTTIHQLDREWSLERRGAAEDDELNVLVRAMNQMRLTLRGEVQALERTKEALSESEAQNSSLMASSNVVPWIAEAGDWRLTFIGPQADARLGMDTAAWIGGSSLLEHIHPDDRPRLLERVAAAPDGQFEMECRFVRADGDECWIHLQGARKQGPAGQALYQGYLQNIDVRKTVEFELDAYRRGLETLVSERTSALQQQNEALAQLNAELQAAQSQLLQSEKLASIGQLAAGVAHEINNPVGYVSSNLGSLSTYVKDFLSLIAQYEVVEAKLPSEAQQTVEAVKNRIDLPFLRDDVDDLLTQSHEGLLRVKKIVQDLKDFSRIDGEDTWQKADLVACLESTLNIVNNELKYKADLVRQYSAIPEVTCLPSQLNQVFLNLLVNAGHAIDGARGTVTVRTGNDERMVWVEISDNGRGIEPEIINKIFDPFFTTKPIGKGTGLGLSISYGIIKKHNGTITVQSEVGRGTTFRVALPIEQPEAA comes from the coding sequence ATGGAGCTATTCAGGAAGCTGGCGGCGTACAAGCGGGAAAGTCCGCTCGGCTGGAAGGTGCTGGTCCACATCGTGGCGTTCAACGCGGCGATGGCGCTGGTGCTGTCGGCCATCCAGCTGGTCGTCGACTACCACTACGAGACCGGCCAGGTCGACGGCCGGATCGAGGAATACCAGCGCGTCAACGCAGCCAGCATCGCCTCGGCGCTGTGGAACTTCGACCGCACCCAGATCGACGCCCAGTTGCGCGGGTTGCTGCAATTGCCGAACGTGGAATACGCCAGCGTGGTCGACAACCGCGGCAGCCTGGTCGGCGAGGCGGGCGAGGGCATCGAGCTCGACAAGACCACCCTGCACCGGATTCCGCTGATCCATGACGGCACCAATCTGGGCGAGCTGCGCGTGCACGCCTCGCTGCGCGACGTCTATGCCCAGGTTGCCGGCCACGCCATGGTCATCCTGCTGACCCAGACGGTGACGCTGCTGTTCGCCTCGGTCTTCGTCCTGCTGATCTTCAACCGCCTGGTCAGCCAGCCCTTGGCCCGGTTGGCGCGGCAGGCGCGCCACACCACCATCCACCAGCTCGACCGGGAATGGTCGCTCGAACGCCGCGGCGCCGCCGAGGACGACGAGCTCAACGTGCTGGTGCGCGCGATGAACCAGATGCGGCTGACGCTGCGCGGCGAGGTGCAGGCGCTCGAGCGGACCAAGGAGGCGCTGTCCGAGAGCGAGGCGCAGAACAGCAGCCTGATGGCATCGAGCAACGTGGTGCCGTGGATCGCCGAGGCCGGCGACTGGCGGCTCACCTTCATCGGCCCGCAGGCCGATGCGCGGCTGGGCATGGATACCGCGGCCTGGATCGGCGGCTCCTCGCTGCTCGAGCATATCCATCCCGACGACCGTCCGCGGCTGCTGGAGCGGGTGGCCGCGGCGCCCGACGGCCAGTTCGAGATGGAATGCCGCTTCGTGCGCGCCGACGGCGACGAGTGCTGGATCCATCTGCAGGGCGCGCGCAAGCAGGGGCCGGCCGGGCAGGCGCTGTACCAGGGTTATCTGCAGAACATCGACGTGCGCAAGACGGTGGAATTCGAACTCGACGCCTACCGGCGCGGGCTCGAGACGCTGGTGTCGGAGCGCACCTCGGCGCTGCAGCAGCAGAACGAGGCGCTGGCCCAGCTCAACGCCGAGCTGCAGGCCGCCCAGAGCCAGCTGCTGCAATCGGAGAAGCTGGCCTCGATCGGCCAGCTGGCGGCCGGCGTGGCGCACGAGATCAACAACCCGGTCGGCTACGTCTCGTCCAACCTCGGCTCGTTGTCGACCTACGTGAAGGACTTCCTGTCGCTGATCGCGCAGTACGAGGTGGTCGAGGCCAAGCTGCCGAGCGAGGCGCAGCAGACGGTCGAGGCGGTCAAGAACCGCATCGACCTGCCGTTCCTGCGCGACGACGTCGACGACCTGCTGACCCAGTCGCACGAGGGCCTGCTGCGGGTGAAGAAGATCGTGCAGGACCTCAAGGACTTCTCGCGCATCGACGGCGAGGACACCTGGCAGAAGGCCGACCTGGTGGCCTGCCTCGAGAGCACGCTGAACATCGTCAACAACGAGCTCAAGTACAAGGCCGACCTGGTGCGCCAGTACAGCGCGATCCCCGAGGTGACCTGCCTGCCGTCGCAGCTGAACCAGGTTTTCCTGAACCTGCTGGTGAACGCCGGCCACGCGATCGACGGCGCGCGCGGCACGGTGACGGTGCGCACCGGCAACGACGAGCGCATGGTGTGGGTGGAGATTTCCGACAACGGGCGCGGCATCGAGCCCGAGATCATCAACAAGATTTTCGATCCCTTCTTCACCACCAAGCCGATCGGCAAGGGCACCGGGCTCGGGCTGTCGATCTCCTACGGCATCATCAAGAAGCACAACGGGACGATCACGGTGCAGAGCGAGGTGGGGCGCGGGACGACTTTCCGGGTGGCTTTGCCGATCGAGCAGCCGGAGGCGGCTTGA
- a CDS encoding RCC1 domain-containing protein, which translates to MKAEICFVNGKQAETQPAVIRVKRNFPAVLAAAQLPPGIAGGISANDIAQGISLVVPAYAGMAELDLITVRWGAAADHASHRVAAAEVGKPVAIAIPPAILAQAEAASGAAPFEVGYVVQDDARNPPASAPTVQAHYGNSSGDSGGNSTGGSTGGPDSGGGNGPNGANPAVGEAYGRGYGYYYDFGNDSQGNLTDLALLASEHRWKMLSSRNHHAIGILDSGHLMGWGLNDRGQVGSGSSDSRQQVPQAIAGDVKFRYAAAGYAHTLAIDTRNRLWVAGTRDDQALGLGALGDDVRRLQLVDDGSSWLMVDAANNVSIGIRSDGTLWAWGRNDYGQLAQGNTSGPLAPQRIGSASDWKYAAIGQYNGAAIDAQGHLYVWGYNGYGVLGTDAPPHNTTATTPFRPPATQDHNWVQVAVGPQHIVALTDDGQVWAWGNNDYGKTGTIRADGYGPGNYTRTPHQVGTAADWVSIAAGAYGSGGIRRSGGKRRLYLWGGNQYREILAETVDRFYDPVLVGSENDGTEEGWQSVCIAEYHMLGLKRESD; encoded by the coding sequence GTGAAGGCCGAGATCTGCTTCGTCAACGGCAAGCAGGCCGAGACCCAGCCGGCCGTCATCCGCGTCAAGCGCAACTTCCCCGCCGTGCTGGCCGCCGCCCAGCTGCCGCCGGGCATCGCCGGCGGCATCTCTGCGAACGATATCGCCCAGGGCATCAGCCTGGTGGTACCGGCCTACGCCGGCATGGCCGAGCTCGACCTGATCACCGTGCGCTGGGGCGCCGCCGCCGACCATGCCAGCCACCGCGTCGCCGCGGCCGAGGTCGGCAAGCCGGTCGCCATCGCCATCCCGCCGGCCATCCTGGCCCAGGCCGAGGCCGCCAGCGGCGCCGCGCCGTTCGAAGTCGGCTACGTGGTGCAGGACGACGCCCGCAACCCGCCGGCCAGTGCGCCGACCGTGCAGGCGCATTACGGCAATTCGTCCGGCGACTCGGGCGGCAACTCGACCGGCGGCTCGACCGGCGGGCCGGACAGCGGCGGCGGCAACGGCCCGAACGGCGCCAATCCCGCCGTCGGCGAGGCCTATGGCCGCGGCTACGGCTACTACTACGACTTCGGCAACGACAGCCAGGGCAACCTGACCGACCTGGCCCTGCTGGCCTCCGAGCACCGCTGGAAAATGCTGTCGAGCCGCAACCACCACGCGATCGGCATCCTCGACAGCGGTCACCTGATGGGTTGGGGCCTGAACGACCGCGGCCAGGTCGGCAGCGGCAGCAGCGACAGCCGCCAGCAGGTGCCGCAGGCGATCGCCGGCGACGTCAAGTTCCGCTACGCCGCCGCCGGCTACGCCCACACGCTGGCCATCGACACCCGGAACCGTCTATGGGTGGCCGGCACGCGCGACGACCAGGCGCTGGGCCTCGGCGCGCTCGGCGACGACGTGCGCCGGCTGCAACTGGTCGACGACGGCAGCAGCTGGCTGATGGTGGACGCCGCCAACAACGTCAGCATCGGCATCCGCAGCGACGGCACGCTATGGGCCTGGGGCCGCAACGACTACGGCCAGCTGGCGCAGGGCAACACCTCGGGCCCGCTCGCGCCGCAGCGGATCGGCAGCGCGAGCGACTGGAAATATGCCGCCATCGGCCAATACAACGGCGCGGCGATCGACGCGCAGGGCCATCTCTACGTCTGGGGCTACAACGGCTACGGCGTGCTGGGCACCGACGCGCCGCCGCACAACACCACCGCGACCACCCCGTTCCGGCCGCCGGCCACGCAGGACCACAACTGGGTGCAGGTCGCCGTCGGCCCGCAGCACATCGTCGCACTGACCGACGACGGCCAGGTCTGGGCCTGGGGCAACAACGACTACGGCAAGACCGGCACCATCCGCGCCGACGGCTACGGCCCCGGCAACTACACGCGCACGCCGCACCAGGTCGGCACCGCCGCCGACTGGGTGTCGATCGCGGCCGGCGCCTACGGCTCGGGCGGCATCCGCCGGAGCGGCGGCAAGCGCCGGCTCTACCTGTGGGGCGGCAACCAGTACCGCGAAATCTTGGCCGAAACGGTCGACCGCTTCTACGACCCGGTGCTGGTGGGCAGCGAGAACGACGGCACCGAAGAGGGATGGCAGTCGGTGTGCATCGCCGAGTACCACATGCTGGGGTTGAAGCGGGAGAGCGATTGA
- a CDS encoding multicopper oxidase family protein, with amino-acid sequence MLKDRNDSPSRRCALLLASLGAAGFGLAPAALHAADAKPDQIPNPPVLRATAAPPAGATLLKAGKPAPRLNLMAMPKTRELEPGVQREVAFNLDIQYLNGWIRNPSVEAPGQIAYDKVQLRSYVPGSGEPAHSIEPSTQWGPPGQTSYVAPLIEAYPGQTVRVQLNNNLPADPTCGEQGGSGNTPHCFNGTNLHSHGLWINPAGNSDNVLVSINPGVGFQYEYNIPPTHPAGTFWYHTHRHGSTALQVSSGMAGALIVRGTRTPTATENGDLDTLIKPTAAAPFPERTLVFQQIQYACRFKGGPLDGQIKTYGNDPEPGQQPNPKDQRYKCDPGDVGEISGYDQFGPGTWSDSGRYTSINGVVLGQLTGAVAGRVERWRMIHAGVRDTLAVKVRLRDRNAPGVGGLKAEDTDDYVKKYCTGPELTVPLVAADGLTLAGVMNKKAVVFQPGYRWDALMTFPDAGDYCLINDVKVAATIDRSAPSARLLGVIAVQAGTQVQGDTTTYLKNQLVAAARVNMPAGVQQKVIGELQDGLKLTSFVPHKTIDAGEVTGTQTLVFNIDTSLPNTALFEVDGRPYDGSRIDRVLKLGGVDEWTLTSDFVSHPFHIHVNPFQIVKITAPDGRDVSEPDAVDGDDAQYPGLKGVWKDTLWIKNLFPGGAPDAQKGMYKVVVRTRYERYIGDFVLHCHILDHEDQGMMQNIRIALPDGKGGTAQGHH; translated from the coding sequence AAGGCCGGCAAGCCGGCGCCGCGGCTCAACCTGATGGCCATGCCCAAGACCCGCGAGCTCGAGCCTGGCGTGCAGCGCGAAGTGGCCTTCAACCTCGACATCCAGTACCTCAACGGCTGGATCCGCAATCCCTCGGTCGAGGCGCCGGGCCAGATCGCCTACGACAAGGTCCAGCTGCGCAGCTACGTGCCGGGCAGCGGCGAGCCGGCCCACTCGATCGAGCCGTCGACGCAATGGGGACCGCCGGGCCAGACCTCCTACGTCGCGCCGCTGATCGAGGCCTACCCGGGCCAGACGGTGCGCGTGCAGCTCAACAACAACCTGCCGGCCGACCCCACCTGCGGCGAGCAGGGCGGCAGCGGCAACACCCCGCACTGCTTCAACGGCACCAACCTGCATTCGCACGGGCTGTGGATCAACCCGGCCGGCAACAGCGACAACGTGCTGGTGTCGATCAACCCCGGCGTCGGCTTCCAGTACGAATACAACATCCCGCCGACCCACCCGGCCGGCACCTTCTGGTACCACACCCACCGCCACGGCTCGACCGCGCTGCAGGTCTCCAGCGGCATGGCCGGCGCGCTGATCGTGCGCGGCACGCGCACCCCGACCGCGACCGAGAATGGCGACCTCGACACGCTGATCAAGCCGACCGCCGCCGCGCCCTTCCCCGAGCGCACCCTGGTGTTCCAGCAGATCCAGTACGCCTGCCGCTTCAAGGGCGGGCCGCTCGACGGCCAGATCAAGACCTACGGCAACGATCCGGAGCCGGGCCAGCAGCCCAATCCCAAGGACCAGCGCTACAAGTGCGATCCGGGCGACGTCGGCGAGATCAGCGGCTACGACCAGTTCGGCCCCGGCACCTGGAGCGACTCGGGCCGCTACACCAGCATCAACGGCGTGGTGCTCGGCCAACTGACCGGCGCGGTGGCCGGCCGGGTCGAGCGCTGGCGCATGATCCACGCCGGCGTGCGCGACACGCTGGCGGTCAAGGTGCGCCTGCGCGACCGCAACGCGCCGGGCGTCGGCGGGCTCAAGGCCGAGGACACCGACGACTACGTGAAGAAATACTGCACCGGTCCCGAGCTGACCGTGCCGCTGGTGGCCGCCGACGGGCTGACGCTGGCCGGCGTGATGAACAAGAAGGCCGTGGTGTTCCAGCCGGGCTACCGCTGGGACGCGCTGATGACCTTCCCCGACGCCGGCGACTACTGCCTGATCAACGACGTCAAGGTCGCCGCCACCATCGACCGCTCGGCGCCGTCGGCCCGCCTGCTCGGCGTGATCGCGGTGCAGGCCGGCACCCAGGTGCAGGGCGACACGACCACCTACCTGAAGAACCAGCTGGTGGCCGCCGCCCGGGTGAACATGCCGGCCGGCGTGCAGCAGAAGGTGATCGGCGAGCTGCAGGACGGGCTCAAGCTGACCAGCTTCGTGCCGCACAAGACCATCGACGCGGGCGAAGTGACCGGCACCCAGACGCTGGTCTTCAACATCGACACCTCGCTGCCCAACACCGCGCTGTTCGAGGTGGACGGCCGGCCGTACGACGGCTCGCGCATCGACCGGGTGCTCAAGCTCGGCGGCGTCGACGAATGGACGCTGACCTCGGACTTCGTCAGCCATCCGTTCCACATCCACGTCAACCCGTTCCAGATCGTCAAGATCACCGCGCCCGACGGCCGCGACGTGAGCGAGCCGGACGCGGTCGACGGCGACGACGCGCAATACCCGGGCCTCAAGGGGGTGTGGAAGGACACGCTGTGGATCAAGAACCTGTTCCCCGGCGGCGCGCCCGACGCGCAGAAGGGCATGTACAAAGTGGTGGTGCGCACCCGCTACGAGCGCTACATCGGCGACTTCGTGCTGCATTGCCACATCCTCGACCACGAGGACCAGGGGATGATGCAGAACATCCGCATCGCCCTGCCCGACGGCAAGGGCGGTACGGCGCAGGGGCACCACTGA